In Pseudomonas lalkuanensis, the following are encoded in one genomic region:
- the zipA gene encoding cell division protein ZipA: MDIGLREWLIVIGIIVIAGILFDGWRRMSGGKGKLKFKLDRSFSNVPDDDEDPNLLGPSRVKERSHQEPSLDEEDLPSLSAREAGKRRGEPQQGDLNLDEPVPTLLNPVDEGKKNGKVHPQVQAQEVPVEEVLVINVVARDEDGFKGPALLQNILESGLRFGAMDIFHRHESMAGNGEVLFSMANGVKPGTFDLDDIDHFSTRAVSFFLGLPGPRHPKQAFDVMVAAARKLSQELNGELKDDQRSVMTAQTIEHYRQRIVEFERKHMTQKR, translated from the coding sequence ATGGATATCGGTCTGCGCGAGTGGCTGATTGTCATTGGCATCATCGTAATCGCCGGCATTCTGTTCGATGGCTGGCGCCGCATGAGTGGCGGCAAGGGGAAACTCAAGTTCAAGCTGGATCGCAGCTTCTCCAACGTCCCGGACGACGATGAAGATCCGAATCTGCTTGGTCCGTCACGGGTCAAGGAGCGCTCTCACCAGGAGCCGTCACTGGACGAGGAAGACCTGCCATCGCTCAGCGCTCGCGAAGCCGGCAAACGCCGCGGCGAGCCGCAGCAGGGCGACCTGAACCTCGACGAGCCGGTGCCGACCCTGCTCAACCCGGTCGACGAAGGCAAGAAGAACGGCAAGGTCCATCCGCAGGTGCAGGCCCAGGAAGTTCCGGTCGAGGAAGTTCTGGTCATCAACGTCGTCGCCCGCGATGAAGACGGTTTCAAGGGCCCGGCCCTGCTGCAGAACATCCTGGAAAGCGGCCTGCGCTTCGGCGCCATGGACATCTTCCATCGCCACGAAAGCATGGCCGGCAATGGCGAAGTGCTGTTCTCCATGGCCAACGGCGTCAAGCCCGGCACCTTCGACCTGGACGATATCGACCATTTCAGCACCCGCGCCGTGAGTTTCTTCCTCGGCCTGCCGGGCCCGCGCCATCCGAAGCAGGCCTTCGATGTGATGGTCGCCGCCGCCCGCAAGCTGTCCCAGGAACTCAACGGTGAGCTGAAGGATGATCAGCGCAGTGTGATGACTGCCCAGACCATCGAGCATTACCGCCAGCGCATCGTCGAATTCGAGCGCAAGCACATGACCCAGAAGCGCTGA
- the smc gene encoding chromosome segregation protein SMC, translating to MRLKCIKLAGFKSFVDPTTVSFPSNMAAVVGPNGCGKSNIIDAVRWVMGESSAKNLRGESMTDVIFNGSNTRKPVAQASIELIFDNSDNTLVGEYAAFAEISIRRRVSRDGQNTYFLNGTKCRRRDITDIFLGTGLGPRSYSIIEQGMISKLIEAKPEDLRNFIEEAAGISKYKERRRETESRIRRTQENLARLTDLREELERQLERLHRQAQSAEKYQEYKAEERQLKAQLAALKWRALNDQVGQRESVIGNQEVSFEALVAEQRNADASIERLRDGHHELSERFNQVQGRFYSVGGDIARVEQSIQHGQQRLRQLQDDLREAERARQETESHLGHDRTLLATLSEELEMLGPEQEMSAAAAEEAAAQLEEAETGMHAWQEQWDGFNQRSAEPRRQAEVQQARIQQLEQSLERLQERQRRLNDESVQLAADPEDAAIQEMLEELAVGDMRLEELQAAEQGLVERLDQLREELQQANQAQQQAQGELQRLNGRIASLEALQQAALNPGKGAAEWLREHKLADRPRLAEGLRVEQGWELAVETVLGADLQAVLLDEFNGLDLSGFSQGELRLASAGKGGARVPGSLLDKVEAPVDLAPWLAKVQPVESLDQALARRGSLGEGESLISRDGYWVGRNFLRVRRASEAESGLLARGQELERLHAEREEREAALEQLEERLQRLRDDQRQQEESREQQRRLLQEESRALGELKARLSAQQAKVEQLALRRRRLEEELRELDEQRALEHEQLGEARLTLQDALDAMASDTEQREKLLAERDSLRERLDRIRQEARQHKDHAHQLAVRVGSLTAQHDSTRQALERLTLQFERLNERREQLSLNLEEGAAPLEELRLKLEELLEKRLGVEEELKQARLALEDADRELRDAEKRRTQAEQQAQLLRGQLEQQRLEWQALTVRRKTLQDQLHEDGYDLHGVLATLPSEASESAWDEELERLAARIQRLGPINLAAIDEYQQQSERKRYLDAQNDDLVEALETLENVIRKIDKETRNRFKETFDQINAGLQALFPKVFGGGHAYLELTGEDLLDTGVAIMARPPGKKNSTIHLLSGGEKALTALALVFAIFQLNPAPFCMLDEVDAPLDDANVGRYARLVKEMSEKVQFIYITHNKIAMEMADQLMGVTMHEPGCSRLVAVDVEEAMSMVEA from the coding sequence ATGCGGCTGAAGTGCATCAAGCTGGCCGGCTTCAAGTCCTTCGTGGACCCGACGACCGTCAGCTTCCCCAGCAACATGGCGGCCGTGGTCGGCCCTAATGGTTGCGGCAAGTCGAACATCATCGACGCCGTTCGCTGGGTAATGGGCGAGAGTTCGGCAAAGAACCTCCGCGGCGAGTCGATGACCGACGTCATCTTCAACGGTTCCAATACCCGCAAGCCGGTCGCCCAGGCCAGCATCGAGCTGATCTTCGACAACTCCGATAACACCCTGGTGGGCGAGTACGCCGCGTTCGCCGAGATTTCCATTCGCCGCCGTGTCAGCCGCGACGGCCAGAACACCTATTTCCTCAACGGCACCAAGTGCCGGCGTCGTGACATCACCGACATCTTCCTCGGCACAGGCCTGGGCCCGCGCAGCTACTCGATCATCGAGCAGGGGATGATCTCCAAGCTGATCGAGGCCAAGCCGGAGGACCTGCGCAACTTCATCGAGGAAGCCGCCGGCATCTCCAAGTACAAGGAGCGCCGCCGCGAGACCGAGAGCCGCATCCGCCGCACCCAGGAGAACCTGGCGCGCCTGACCGACCTGCGCGAGGAACTGGAGCGCCAGCTGGAACGCCTGCACCGCCAGGCGCAGTCGGCCGAGAAATACCAGGAATACAAGGCCGAAGAGCGCCAGCTCAAGGCACAGCTCGCCGCCCTGAAGTGGCGCGCGCTGAACGACCAGGTCGGCCAGCGCGAGTCGGTGATCGGCAACCAGGAAGTCAGTTTCGAAGCCCTGGTGGCCGAGCAGCGCAACGCCGACGCCAGCATCGAACGCCTGCGCGACGGGCACCACGAACTGTCCGAGCGCTTCAACCAGGTGCAGGGCCGCTTCTACTCCGTGGGCGGCGATATCGCCCGCGTGGAGCAGAGCATCCAGCACGGCCAGCAGCGCCTGCGCCAGTTGCAGGACGACCTGCGCGAGGCCGAACGCGCCCGCCAGGAAACCGAATCCCACCTGGGCCACGACCGCACCCTGCTCGCCACCCTGAGCGAGGAGCTGGAGATGCTTGGCCCCGAGCAGGAAATGAGCGCCGCCGCCGCCGAAGAGGCCGCAGCCCAGCTGGAGGAAGCGGAAACCGGCATGCACGCCTGGCAGGAGCAGTGGGATGGCTTCAACCAGCGCAGCGCCGAGCCGCGCCGCCAGGCCGAAGTGCAGCAGGCACGCATCCAGCAGCTGGAGCAGAGCCTGGAGCGCCTGCAGGAGCGCCAGCGTCGCCTCAACGACGAGAGCGTCCAGCTGGCAGCGGACCCGGAAGATGCCGCGATCCAGGAAATGCTCGAAGAACTGGCCGTCGGCGACATGCGCCTGGAAGAACTCCAGGCTGCCGAACAGGGCCTGGTGGAGCGTCTGGACCAGTTGCGCGAAGAGCTGCAGCAGGCCAACCAGGCCCAGCAACAGGCTCAGGGCGAACTGCAACGGCTGAACGGCCGTATCGCATCGCTGGAGGCGTTGCAGCAGGCTGCGCTGAACCCCGGCAAGGGCGCCGCCGAATGGCTGCGGGAGCACAAGCTGGCTGATCGCCCCCGCCTGGCTGAGGGCCTGCGCGTGGAGCAGGGCTGGGAGCTGGCGGTGGAAACCGTGCTCGGCGCTGATCTGCAGGCCGTGTTGCTGGACGAATTCAACGGCCTCGACCTGTCCGGTTTCAGCCAGGGCGAACTGCGCCTGGCCAGTGCCGGCAAAGGCGGGGCGCGGGTGCCGGGCAGCCTGCTGGACAAGGTAGAGGCGCCGGTGGACCTGGCGCCCTGGCTGGCCAAGGTCCAGCCCGTGGAAAGCCTGGACCAGGCCCTGGCCCGCCGTGGCAGCCTGGGTGAGGGCGAAAGCCTTATAAGCCGGGATGGCTACTGGGTAGGACGCAATTTCCTGCGGGTGCGTCGCGCCAGCGAGGCGGAGAGCGGTTTGCTGGCCCGTGGCCAGGAACTGGAACGCCTGCATGCCGAGCGCGAAGAGCGCGAAGCCGCCCTGGAACAATTGGAAGAACGCCTGCAACGGCTGCGGGACGACCAGCGTCAGCAGGAAGAATCCCGTGAGCAGCAGCGCCGCCTGTTGCAGGAAGAATCCCGCGCCCTGGGCGAGCTCAAGGCCCGCCTGTCCGCCCAGCAGGCAAAAGTGGAACAGTTGGCCCTGCGCCGTCGCCGCCTGGAGGAAGAACTACGCGAGCTGGACGAGCAGCGCGCCCTGGAGCACGAGCAGTTGGGCGAGGCCCGTTTGACCCTGCAGGACGCCCTGGACGCCATGGCCAGCGATACCGAGCAACGCGAAAAGCTGCTCGCCGAGCGTGACAGCCTGCGCGAGCGCCTCGACCGGATTCGCCAGGAAGCCCGCCAGCACAAGGACCATGCCCACCAGTTGGCGGTGCGGGTCGGCTCCCTGACGGCGCAGCACGATTCCACCCGCCAGGCCCTGGAGCGTCTGACCCTGCAGTTCGAGCGCCTGAACGAGCGCCGCGAGCAGCTCAGCCTGAACCTGGAGGAGGGCGCAGCTCCGCTGGAAGAGTTGCGCCTGAAGCTGGAAGAACTGCTGGAGAAGCGCCTTGGCGTGGAGGAAGAGCTCAAGCAGGCGCGGCTGGCCCTGGAAGACGCCGACCGCGAGCTGCGGGATGCCGAAAAACGCCGGACCCAGGCCGAGCAGCAGGCGCAGCTGCTGCGTGGCCAGCTGGAACAGCAGCGCCTGGAATGGCAGGCCCTGACGGTCCGCCGCAAGACCCTGCAGGACCAGCTTCACGAGGATGGCTACGACCTGCATGGCGTACTTGCCACGCTTCCCTCCGAGGCCAGCGAAAGCGCCTGGGACGAGGAGCTCGAACGCCTTGCCGCGCGCATCCAGCGCCTCGGCCCGATCAACCTTGCGGCCATCGACGAATACCAGCAGCAATCCGAGCGCAAGCGCTACCTGGATGCGCAGAACGACGACCTGGTGGAAGCCCTGGAGACGCTGGAAAACGTCATCCGCAAGATCGACAAGGAAACCCGCAATCGCTTCAAGGAAACCTTCGACCAGATCAACGCCGGTCTCCAGGCGCTGTTCCCGAAGGTCTTCGGCGGCGGCCATGCCTACCTGGAGCTGACCGGCGAAGATTTGCTGGACACCGGCGTGGCCATCATGGCGCGGCCGCCGGGCAAGAAGAACAGCACCATTCACCTGCTGTCCGGTGGCGAGAAGGCGCTGACCGCGCTGGCCCTGGTATTCGCCATCTTCCAGCTCAATCCGGCGCCGTTCTGCATGCTGGACGAGGTGGATGCGCCGCTGGACGACGCAAACGTCGGTCGTTATGCGCGGCTGGTGAAGGAAATGTCCGAGAAAGTGCAGTTCATCTATATCACCCACAACAAGATCGCCATGGAAATGGCCGACCAACTGATGGGGGTGACCATGCACGAGCCTGGCTGCTCGCGTCTGGTGGCGGTGGATGTGGAGGAGGCGATGTCGATGGTCGAGGCCTAG
- a CDS encoding GntR family transcriptional regulator, producing the protein MTFKAPDSLSEQIAQHLAERIIRGELKERERIQEQKVTQAMNVSRGSVREALLILERRHLITILPRRGAQVSELTQQHVRSLYTLVMELYILLGYAVAEHWRSEEDLLPFRAIQQRLAEAREREDILAFVEASFAIMQTAYPFADNPYLQQTLDNLQPAIARTYYIALERRRGQMGQFGEVFDDLLQAVIARDQSRIREVLLGYGKQNCDLVLAALAER; encoded by the coding sequence ATGACGTTCAAGGCACCGGACAGCCTCTCCGAGCAGATTGCCCAGCACCTCGCCGAGCGCATCATTCGCGGCGAGTTGAAAGAGCGTGAGCGCATCCAGGAACAGAAAGTCACCCAGGCCATGAATGTCAGCCGGGGCTCGGTGCGCGAAGCGCTGCTGATCCTCGAACGACGCCATCTGATCACCATCCTGCCGCGTCGCGGCGCCCAGGTGTCCGAGCTGACGCAGCAGCATGTGCGCAGCCTCTACACCCTGGTGATGGAGCTTTACATCCTGCTCGGCTACGCCGTTGCCGAGCACTGGCGCAGCGAGGAAGACCTCCTGCCCTTCCGTGCCATCCAGCAGCGTCTGGCCGAAGCGCGCGAGCGGGAAGACATCCTGGCGTTCGTCGAAGCCAGTTTCGCCATCATGCAGACGGCCTATCCCTTCGCCGACAACCCCTACCTGCAGCAGACCCTGGACAACCTGCAGCCGGCCATCGCCCGTACCTATTACATCGCCCTGGAACGCCGCCGGGGCCAGATGGGCCAGTTCGGCGAAGTATTCGACGACCTGCTGCAGGCGGTGATCGCCCGCGACCAGTCGAGGATCCGCGAAGTGCTGCTGGGCTACGGCAAGCAGAACTGCGACCTGGTGCTCGCGGCGCTGGCCGAGCGTTGA
- the xdhA gene encoding xanthine dehydrogenase small subunit — MIQFLLNRELRTEQALDPNVTVLNYLREHVGKPGTKEGCASGDCGACTVVVGELDGDRIRYRTLNSCLTFVSSLHGKQLITVEDLKHQGQLHSVQQAMVDCHGSQCGFCTPGFVMSLFALQKNSNGYDKAQTMEALAGNLCRCTGYRPIIDAAEQACCQKQPDQFDIAEAQTVAQLKAIAPRETAELNSGDKRCLVPLTIADLADFYVSNPQARLLAGGTDLALEVTQFHRELPVMIYVGHIDAMKRIEQNGDYIEIGAATPLSDCYETLSQEYPDFGELLHRFASLQIRNQGTLGGNIGNASPIGDAPPLLIALGAEIVLRKGNQTRILPLDEYFLDYKVTARQESEFIEKVRVPRARNNQTFRAYKVSKRLDDDISAVCAAFNLVIENGQVRKARVAFGGMAGIPKRASACEQALIGSAWYPGTVERACEALARDFTPLSDFRASKEYRLLTAQNLLRKFFLELQSPEVETRVTAYV; from the coding sequence TTGATCCAGTTTTTACTCAATCGGGAGCTGCGCACCGAGCAAGCCCTCGATCCCAACGTCACGGTGCTCAACTACCTGCGTGAGCATGTCGGCAAACCCGGTACCAAAGAAGGCTGTGCCTCCGGCGATTGCGGTGCCTGCACCGTGGTTGTCGGCGAGCTGGACGGGGACCGCATCCGCTACCGCACCCTCAACTCCTGCCTGACCTTCGTATCGTCGCTGCATGGCAAGCAACTGATCACAGTCGAAGACCTCAAGCACCAGGGCCAGCTGCATTCCGTGCAACAGGCCATGGTGGACTGCCACGGTTCCCAGTGCGGCTTCTGCACCCCCGGCTTCGTCATGTCGCTGTTCGCCCTGCAGAAGAACAGCAACGGCTATGACAAGGCCCAGACCATGGAAGCCCTGGCCGGCAACCTGTGCCGCTGCACCGGCTACCGCCCGATCATCGACGCCGCCGAGCAGGCCTGCTGCCAGAAGCAGCCGGACCAGTTCGACATCGCCGAAGCCCAGACCGTTGCCCAACTGAAAGCCATCGCCCCGCGCGAGACCGCCGAGCTGAACAGCGGCGACAAGCGCTGCCTGGTTCCGCTGACCATCGCCGACCTGGCCGACTTCTACGTGTCCAACCCGCAGGCCCGCCTGCTGGCCGGCGGCACCGACCTGGCCCTGGAAGTCACCCAGTTCCACCGTGAACTGCCGGTGATGATCTATGTCGGCCACATCGACGCCATGAAGCGCATCGAGCAGAACGGCGACTACATCGAAATCGGCGCCGCCACTCCGTTGTCCGACTGCTACGAGACCCTGTCCCAGGAATACCCGGACTTCGGCGAACTGCTGCACCGCTTCGCCTCCCTGCAGATCCGCAACCAGGGCACCCTGGGCGGCAACATCGGCAACGCCTCTCCCATCGGCGACGCCCCGCCGCTGTTGATCGCGCTCGGCGCCGAGATCGTCCTGCGCAAGGGCAACCAGACCCGCATCCTGCCGCTGGACGAATACTTCCTCGATTACAAGGTCACTGCCCGCCAGGAGTCCGAGTTCATCGAGAAGGTGCGTGTACCGCGCGCGCGCAATAACCAGACTTTCCGTGCCTACAAGGTATCCAAGCGCCTGGATGACGACATCTCCGCCGTCTGCGCCGCGTTCAACCTGGTGATCGAGAATGGCCAGGTGCGCAAGGCCCGTGTCGCTTTCGGCGGCATGGCCGGCATTCCCAAGCGCGCCAGCGCCTGCGAACAGGCCCTGATCGGCTCCGCCTGGTATCCGGGCACCGTCGAGCGCGCCTGCGAGGCGCTGGCCAGGGACTTCACCCCGCTCTCGGACTTCCGCGCCAGCAAGGAATATCGCCTGCTGACCGCCCAGAACCTGCTGCGCAAGTTCTTCCTCGAGTTGCAATCCCCAGAAGTCGAAACCCGGGTGACCGCGTATGTCTAA
- the xdhB gene encoding xanthine dehydrogenase molybdopterin binding subunit — protein sequence MSNKHHHKTQEELAELFRADITTGVGKSVKHESAPKHVTGEAVYVDDRLEFPNQLHVYARMSDRAHARITRIDTTPCYQFPGVAIAITAKDVPGQLDIGPVVAGDPLLADGKVEYVGQVVLAVGADSLETARKAAMAAIVEYEDLEPVLDVVEALRKKHFVLDSHQHKRGDSSTALANSKHRIQGTLHIGGQEHFYLETQISSVMPTEDGGMIVYTSTQNATEVQKLVAEVLGVPMNKIVIDMRRMGGGFGGKETQAAGPACLCAVIAHLTRRPTKMRLPRMEDMTVTGKRHPFYVEYDVGFDENGLLTGIELELAGNCGYSPDLSGSIVDRAMFHSDNAYFLENATINGHRCKTNTASNTAYRGFGGPQGMVAIEEIMDAIARHLGKDPLDVRKLNYYGKDERNVTHYYQTVEHNMLAEMTAELEESAEYAKRREEIREFNAKSPVLKKGLAMTPVKFGISFTATFLNQAGALVHIYTDGSIHLNHGGTEMGQGLNTKVAQVVAEVFQVDISRIQITATNTDKVPNTSPTAASSGTDLNGKAAQNAAETIKGRLVEFLANHFKVTTEDVQFKNDQVRVRDHFLSFEEMIQLAYFNQISLSSTGFYRTPKIFYDRDKAAGRPFYYFAYGIACCEVLVDTLTGEYKMLRTDILHDVGASLNPAIDIGQVEGAFVQGMGWLTTEELVWNAKGKLMTNGPASYKIPAIADMPIDLRVKLVENRKNPEQTVFHSKAVGEPPFMLGIAAWCAIKDAVASLGDYKAQPQIDAPATPERVLWGVEQMRKLQQPAPASTQAETEPA from the coding sequence ATGTCTAACAAACACCATCACAAAACCCAGGAAGAACTGGCGGAACTGTTTCGTGCCGACATCACCACCGGCGTCGGCAAGAGCGTCAAGCACGAGAGCGCGCCCAAGCACGTGACCGGCGAAGCCGTGTACGTCGACGACCGCCTGGAGTTCCCCAACCAGCTGCACGTCTATGCCCGCATGAGCGACCGCGCCCATGCGCGCATCACCCGCATCGATACCACGCCCTGCTACCAGTTCCCGGGCGTGGCCATCGCCATTACCGCCAAGGACGTGCCCGGCCAGCTGGACATCGGCCCGGTGGTCGCCGGCGACCCGCTGCTGGCCGACGGCAAGGTCGAGTACGTCGGCCAGGTGGTCCTGGCCGTGGGTGCCGACAGCCTGGAGACCGCTCGCAAGGCCGCCATGGCCGCCATCGTCGAGTACGAGGACCTGGAGCCCGTGCTGGACGTGGTGGAAGCGCTGCGCAAGAAGCACTTCGTACTGGACAGCCACCAGCACAAGCGTGGTGATTCCAGCACCGCACTGGCCAATTCGAAGCACCGCATCCAGGGCACCCTGCATATCGGCGGCCAGGAGCACTTCTACCTGGAGACCCAGATCTCCTCCGTCATGCCCACCGAAGACGGCGGCATGATCGTCTACACCTCCACCCAGAACGCCACCGAAGTGCAGAAGCTGGTGGCCGAGGTGCTGGGCGTGCCGATGAACAAGATCGTCATCGACATGCGCCGCATGGGTGGCGGCTTCGGCGGCAAGGAAACCCAGGCGGCCGGCCCGGCCTGCCTGTGCGCGGTGATCGCGCACCTGACCCGTCGCCCGACCAAGATGCGCCTGCCGCGCATGGAAGACATGACCGTCACCGGCAAGCGCCACCCCTTCTATGTCGAGTACGACGTGGGCTTCGACGAGAACGGCCTGCTCACCGGCATCGAACTGGAACTGGCGGGCAACTGCGGCTACTCGCCCGACCTGTCCGGCTCCATCGTCGACCGCGCGATGTTCCACTCGGACAACGCCTACTTCCTCGAAAACGCCACCATCAATGGTCACCGCTGCAAGACCAACACCGCCTCGAACACTGCCTACCGCGGTTTCGGCGGCCCGCAGGGGATGGTCGCGATCGAAGAGATCATGGATGCCATCGCGCGCCACCTGGGCAAGGACCCGCTGGATGTCCGCAAACTGAACTACTACGGCAAGGACGAGCGCAACGTCACCCACTACTACCAGACCGTCGAGCACAACATGCTCGCCGAGATGACCGCGGAACTGGAGGAAAGCGCCGAATACGCCAAGCGCCGTGAGGAAATCCGCGAGTTCAACGCAAAAAGCCCAGTGTTGAAGAAGGGCCTGGCGATGACGCCGGTGAAATTCGGCATCAGCTTCACCGCCACCTTCCTCAACCAGGCCGGCGCGCTGGTGCACATCTATACCGACGGCAGCATCCACCTGAACCACGGCGGCACCGAGATGGGCCAGGGCCTGAACACCAAGGTCGCCCAGGTGGTGGCCGAAGTCTTCCAGGTGGACATTTCGCGCATCCAGATCACCGCCACCAACACCGACAAGGTGCCCAACACTTCGCCGACCGCCGCCTCCAGCGGTACCGACCTGAACGGCAAGGCTGCGCAGAACGCCGCCGAAACCATCAAGGGCCGGCTGGTGGAGTTCCTCGCCAATCACTTCAAGGTGACCACCGAGGACGTGCAGTTCAAGAACGACCAGGTACGCGTGCGCGATCACTTCCTCTCCTTCGAGGAAATGATCCAGCTCGCCTACTTCAACCAGATCTCGCTCTCCAGCACCGGCTTCTATCGCACGCCGAAGATCTTCTACGACCGCGACAAGGCCGCCGGCCGCCCCTTCTACTACTTCGCCTACGGCATCGCCTGCTGCGAAGTGCTGGTCGACACCCTGACCGGCGAGTACAAGATGCTGCGCACCGACATCCTGCATGACGTGGGCGCATCCCTGAACCCGGCCATCGACATCGGCCAGGTCGAGGGCGCCTTCGTCCAGGGCATGGGCTGGCTGACCACCGAGGAACTGGTGTGGAACGCCAAGGGCAAGCTGATGACCAACGGTCCGGCCAGCTACAAGATCCCGGCCATCGCCGACATGCCCATCGACCTGCGGGTGAAACTGGTTGAGAACCGCAAGAACCCCGAGCAGACGGTGTTCCACTCCAAGGCCGTGGGCGAGCCGCCCTTCATGCTCGGCATCGCCGCCTGGTGCGCCATCAAGGATGCTGTGGCAAGCCTGGGCGACTACAAGGCGCAGCCGCAGATCGACGCGCCGGCCACCCCCGAACGCGTGCTCTGGGGCGTCGAGCAGATGCGCAAGCTCCAACAGCCGGCCCCGGCCTCCACCCAAGCGGAGACCGAGCCTGCGTAA
- the xdhC gene encoding xanthine dehydrogenase accessory protein XdhC, with protein sequence MSWISALADLQQRGEPCVLVTIIEERGSTPRNAGSKMVVTAERIFETIGGGHLEFKAMEIARQMLESRSQDTRLERFSLGASLGQCCGGATVVLFEPMGQPQAHIAVFGAGHVGRALVPLLASLPCKVRWIDSRENEFPEQIPSGVDKVVNEEVIDEIADMPKGSYFIVMTHNHQLDLELTAEILKRNDFAYFGLIGSKTKRVKFEHRLRERGFASETVQRMRCPMGIQEVKGKLPVEIAISIAGEVVATYNANFGQEVKKGETVAKLIPSSRREQA encoded by the coding sequence ATGAGCTGGATCAGCGCCCTCGCCGACCTGCAGCAACGCGGCGAACCCTGCGTGCTGGTGACCATCATCGAAGAGCGTGGCTCCACGCCGCGCAATGCCGGTTCGAAGATGGTCGTCACCGCCGAGCGCATCTTCGAGACCATCGGTGGCGGTCATCTCGAGTTCAAGGCGATGGAGATCGCTCGCCAGATGCTCGAAAGTCGCAGCCAGGACACCCGCCTGGAACGCTTCAGCCTGGGCGCCAGCCTCGGCCAGTGCTGCGGCGGCGCGACCGTAGTGCTGTTCGAACCCATGGGCCAGCCTCAGGCGCATATCGCCGTGTTCGGCGCCGGACACGTCGGTCGTGCCCTGGTTCCGCTGCTCGCCAGCCTGCCATGCAAGGTGCGCTGGATCGACTCGCGGGAAAACGAATTCCCCGAGCAGATTCCGTCCGGCGTGGACAAGGTGGTCAACGAGGAAGTGATCGACGAAATCGCGGATATGCCCAAGGGCAGCTACTTCATCGTCATGACCCACAACCACCAGCTGGACCTGGAGCTCACCGCCGAGATCCTCAAGCGCAACGATTTCGCCTACTTCGGCCTGATCGGCTCGAAAACCAAGCGTGTCAAGTTCGAGCACCGTCTGCGCGAACGCGGCTTCGCAAGCGAAACCGTGCAACGCATGCGCTGCCCGATGGGCATCCAGGAGGTCAAGGGCAAGCTGCCGGTGGAGATCGCCATTTCCATCGCTGGTGAAGTGGTCGCCACCTACAACGCCAACTTCGGCCAGGAAGTGAAGAAGGGCGAGACCGTCGCCAAGCTGATTCCTTCCTCGCGCCGCGAACAGGCCTGA